In Janthinobacterium sp. J1-1, a single genomic region encodes these proteins:
- the kdgD gene encoding 5-dehydro-4-deoxyglucarate dehydratase produces the protein MFTPQDLKQILSSGLLSFPITDFDAQGDFVPGAYADRLDWLDPYGATALFVAGGTGEFFSLTPEDYTQVVKIAVETCRGKVPVLAGAGGPTRTAIAYAQEAERLGAHGILLMPHYLTEASQDGLVAHVEAVCKSVKFGVVVYNRNVCKLNAQSLLLLAERCPNLIGFKDGVGEIENMVTIRRKLGDRFTYLGGLPTAEVYASAYKALGVPVYSSAVFNFIPKTAIEFYEAVRTDDFATTERLIDQFFLPYLDIRNKKAGYAVSIVKAGATLVGHTAGPVRTPLIDLNPQECEELGALIAKLGPQ, from the coding sequence ATGTTTACTCCGCAAGACCTGAAACAGATACTCTCGTCCGGCCTGCTGTCGTTCCCGATCACCGACTTCGACGCGCAAGGCGACTTCGTGCCCGGCGCCTATGCCGACCGCCTGGACTGGCTGGACCCCTACGGCGCCACCGCCCTGTTCGTCGCTGGCGGCACCGGCGAATTCTTTTCGCTGACGCCCGAGGACTACACCCAGGTCGTCAAGATCGCGGTGGAAACCTGCCGCGGCAAGGTGCCGGTACTGGCCGGCGCCGGCGGCCCGACCCGCACCGCGATCGCCTATGCCCAGGAAGCCGAGCGCCTGGGCGCGCACGGCATCTTGCTGATGCCGCACTACCTGACCGAAGCGAGCCAGGATGGCCTGGTGGCGCACGTGGAGGCGGTGTGCAAATCGGTGAAATTCGGCGTGGTGGTGTACAACCGCAATGTCTGCAAGCTCAACGCGCAATCGCTGCTGCTGCTGGCCGAGCGCTGCCCGAACCTGATCGGCTTCAAGGACGGCGTCGGCGAGATCGAAAACATGGTCACCATCCGCCGCAAACTGGGCGACCGCTTTACTTACCTGGGCGGCCTGCCGACGGCCGAAGTGTATGCCTCGGCCTACAAGGCACTGGGCGTGCCCGTGTATTCCTCGGCCGTGTTCAACTTCATCCCGAAGACGGCGATCGAATTCTACGAAGCGGTGCGCACCGACGACTTTGCCACCACCGAACGCCTGATCGACCAGTTCTTCCTGCCCTACCTGGACATCCGCAATAAAAAGGCCGGCTATGCCGTCAGCATCGTCAAGGCCGGCGCCACCCTGGTCGGCCACACGGCCGGTCCGGTACGCACGCCGCTGATCGACCTGAACCCGCAGGAATGCGAGGAACTGGGCGCGCTGATCGCCAAGCTCGGCCCGCAATAA
- a CDS encoding FadR/GntR family transcriptional regulator: MNSPTIAAPPPRKHRNLAQGVVAHIADSIRQGSLNPGEKLPTESEIMRLHGVSRTVVREAISHMQAAGMVQTRHGIGTFVLAPAPAPSLGIDPGTVVTMRDVLAILELRISLETESAGLAASRRSEAQLQQLRAALDHFQSLPQGGDETVAADVQFHLAIALASGNRYFHDILSHLGTNIIPRARLNSAKLAQDDPAIYMERVQREHEDIFNAIARQDPESARAAMRTHLSNSRERLRRAQEAIEATQ; this comes from the coding sequence ATGAATTCTCCCACCATCGCCGCGCCACCGCCCAGGAAACACCGCAACCTGGCACAGGGCGTCGTGGCCCATATTGCCGACAGCATCCGCCAGGGCAGCCTGAACCCCGGCGAAAAACTGCCGACCGAATCGGAAATCATGCGCCTGCACGGCGTCAGCCGCACGGTGGTGCGCGAAGCCATCTCGCACATGCAGGCGGCCGGCATGGTGCAGACGCGGCACGGCATCGGCACCTTCGTGCTGGCACCCGCGCCGGCACCCAGCCTGGGCATCGATCCGGGCACCGTGGTCACCATGCGCGACGTGCTGGCGATCCTGGAATTGCGCATCAGCCTGGAAACCGAATCGGCCGGCCTGGCCGCCAGCCGGCGCAGCGAGGCGCAGCTGCAGCAGCTGCGCGCGGCGCTCGACCATTTCCAGTCGCTGCCGCAGGGCGGCGACGAGACGGTGGCGGCCGACGTGCAGTTCCACCTGGCCATCGCGCTGGCCTCGGGCAACCGTTATTTCCACGATATCCTCAGCCACCTGGGCACCAATATCATCCCGCGCGCGCGCCTCAATTCGGCCAAGCTGGCGCAGGACGATCCGGCCATCTACATGGAACGGGTGCAGCGCGAACACGAAGACATCTTCAACGCCATCGCGCGCCAGGACCCGGAATCGGCGCGCGCCGCCATGCGCACCCATTTGAGCAACAGCCGCGAGCGCCTGCGCCGCGCCCAGGAAGCGATCGAAGCGACCCAGTAA
- a CDS encoding MFS transporter: protein MKTQPSIQPGAASAKATRVRWGILAILFIVTTINYADRATISIAGPELKKLLGLSPVEMGFIFSAFAWSYVLAQLPGGWLLDRFGSKITYFFSIFLWSVFTLMMGWVGFFTGGTAVAMLIGLRLLVGAAEAPSFPGNSRITSAWFPTAERGKAAAIFNSAQYFATVLFAPIMGWLVHSYGWQSVFYVMGLLGIAMAFIWRKTIYSPKDHPRINAAELAYIEAGGGLVDLDSGVKSAAPKINTLACIKELLSSRMLLGIYIGQYCINTLTYFFLTWFPVYLVTERHMTILKAGFIAALPAVAGFLGGVLGGVISDRMIKAGYSLSVARKTPIVGGMLLAMSMIFCNYVSADWLVVAIMAVAFFGKGIGALGWAVVSDTSPKEAGGLSGGLFNTFGNTAGITTPIVIGFILQATGSFAGALVFVGANAAVAILCYLFMVGDIKRFEFKKSVPQSNAVPAPGGAAASSKAGA, encoded by the coding sequence GTGAAAACACAGCCATCCATACAGCCTGGCGCCGCCAGTGCCAAGGCCACCCGCGTGCGGTGGGGCATCCTGGCCATCCTGTTCATCGTGACCACCATCAATTACGCCGACCGCGCCACCATCTCGATCGCCGGGCCGGAGCTGAAAAAGCTGCTCGGCCTGTCGCCGGTGGAAATGGGCTTCATCTTTTCCGCCTTTGCCTGGTCCTACGTGCTGGCGCAGCTGCCGGGCGGCTGGCTGCTCGACCGCTTCGGCTCCAAGATCACCTACTTTTTCAGCATCTTCCTGTGGTCGGTATTTACCCTGATGATGGGCTGGGTGGGCTTCTTCACGGGCGGCACGGCAGTGGCCATGCTGATCGGGCTGCGATTGCTGGTCGGCGCGGCCGAAGCGCCTTCGTTTCCCGGCAACAGCCGCATCACCTCGGCCTGGTTTCCCACCGCCGAACGCGGCAAGGCCGCCGCCATTTTCAACTCGGCGCAGTATTTCGCCACCGTGCTGTTCGCCCCCATCATGGGCTGGCTGGTGCATAGCTATGGCTGGCAAAGCGTGTTCTATGTGATGGGCCTGCTCGGCATCGCGATGGCCTTTATCTGGCGCAAGACCATCTACAGCCCGAAAGACCATCCGCGCATCAACGCCGCCGAACTGGCCTATATCGAAGCGGGCGGCGGCCTGGTCGACCTCGACAGCGGCGTGAAAAGTGCCGCGCCGAAAATCAACACCCTGGCCTGCATCAAGGAACTCTTGAGCAGCCGCATGTTGCTGGGCATTTATATCGGCCAGTACTGTATCAACACGCTCACGTATTTCTTCCTGACCTGGTTCCCGGTCTACCTGGTGACCGAACGCCACATGACGATCTTGAAGGCGGGCTTTATCGCCGCCTTGCCGGCCGTCGCCGGTTTCCTCGGCGGCGTGCTGGGCGGCGTAATTTCCGACCGCATGATCAAGGCCGGCTATTCGCTGTCGGTGGCGCGCAAGACGCCGATCGTCGGCGGCATGCTGCTGGCGATGAGCATGATCTTCTGTAATTATGTGTCGGCCGACTGGCTGGTGGTGGCGATCATGGCGGTGGCCTTCTTCGGCAAGGGCATCGGCGCGCTGGGCTGGGCCGTGGTGTCCGATACCTCGCCCAAGGAAGCGGGCGGCCTCAGCGGTGGCTTGTTCAATACCTTCGGCAATACGGCCGGCATTACCACGCCGATCGTGATTGGCTTTATCCTGCAGGCAACCGGCTCGTTTGCCGGCGCGCTGGTCTTCGTCGGCGCCAATGCGGCGGTGGCCATCCTGTGCTACCTGTTCATGGTGGGCGATATCAAGCGTTTTGAATTCAAGAAATCCGTGCCGCAATCGAACGCCGTGCCGGCGCCTGGCGGTGCGGCGGCCAGCAGCAAGGCGGGCGCATGA
- the garD gene encoding galactarate dehydratase has translation MMNDITLQELAVKPLYIRMHDNDNVAIVVNDGGLPAGTEFPGEFILQDRVPQGHKIALCDLREGDAIVRYDVVIGYAVRDIAQGSWIEESLVRMAPARELHGLPIATRKAPEQAPLEGYTFQGYRNADGSVATRNILAITTTVQCVSGVVEHAVKRIKEELLPLYPNVDDVVGLEHIYGCGVAIDAPNADIPIRTLRNISLNPNFGGQSMVVSLGCEKLQPQRLMPESAIQVRNGAYIVTLQDEAHVGFESMVQSIMDMATLRLIALNLRTRVTCSAADLVVGVQCGGSDAFSGVTANPAVGYATDLLVRAGATVMFSETTEVRDGIDQLTARAINEEVANGMIREMAWYDDYLQKGGVDRSANTTPGNKKGGLANITEKAMGSIVKSGSSAISGVLSPGDKLTQKGMIYAATPASDFICGTLQLAAGMNLHIFTTGRGTPYGLAAVPVIKVATRDDLARRWHDLMDVNAGRIATGEATIADIGWELFHLMLEVASGKKTWAEHWKLHNALALFNPAPVT, from the coding sequence ATGATGAACGACATTACTTTGCAGGAGTTGGCGGTGAAACCTTTATATATCCGCATGCATGACAACGACAACGTGGCGATCGTCGTCAATGACGGCGGCTTGCCCGCCGGCACCGAGTTTCCGGGCGAGTTCATCTTGCAGGACCGCGTGCCGCAAGGCCACAAGATCGCCCTGTGCGACCTGCGGGAAGGCGACGCCATCGTGCGCTACGACGTCGTGATCGGCTACGCCGTGCGCGACATCGCCCAGGGCAGCTGGATCGAAGAATCCTTGGTGCGCATGGCGCCGGCGCGCGAGCTGCACGGCCTGCCGATCGCCACCCGCAAGGCGCCGGAGCAGGCGCCGCTGGAGGGCTATACCTTCCAGGGCTACCGCAATGCCGACGGCAGCGTGGCCACGCGCAATATCCTGGCCATTACCACCACCGTGCAGTGCGTCTCGGGCGTGGTCGAACACGCCGTCAAGCGCATCAAGGAAGAATTGCTGCCGCTGTACCCGAACGTCGACGACGTGGTGGGACTGGAACATATCTATGGCTGCGGCGTGGCCATCGATGCGCCGAATGCCGATATTCCGATCCGCACCCTGCGCAATATCAGTCTCAATCCCAATTTTGGCGGCCAGTCGATGGTGGTCAGTCTGGGCTGTGAAAAACTGCAGCCGCAGCGCCTGATGCCGGAAAGCGCGATCCAGGTGCGCAACGGCGCCTATATCGTCACCTTGCAGGATGAAGCCCACGTCGGTTTCGAGTCCATGGTGCAGTCCATCATGGACATGGCCACCCTGCGCCTGATCGCGCTGAACCTGCGCACCCGCGTCACCTGCAGCGCGGCCGACCTGGTGGTCGGCGTGCAGTGCGGCGGCAGCGATGCGTTTTCGGGCGTGACGGCCAACCCGGCGGTCGGCTACGCCACCGACCTGCTGGTGCGCGCCGGCGCCACCGTGATGTTCTCGGAAACCACCGAAGTGCGCGACGGCATCGATCAATTGACCGCGCGCGCCATCAATGAAGAGGTGGCAAATGGCATGATCCGCGAGATGGCCTGGTATGACGACTACCTGCAAAAAGGTGGCGTCGACCGCAGCGCCAATACCACGCCCGGCAACAAGAAGGGCGGCCTGGCCAATATCACGGAAAAAGCCATGGGCTCGATCGTCAAGTCGGGCAGCAGCGCCATCTCCGGCGTGCTGTCGCCGGGCGACAAGCTGACGCAAAAAGGCATGATCTATGCGGCCACGCCGGCCAGCGATTTTATCTGCGGCACCCTGCAACTGGCGGCCGGCATGAACCTGCACATCTTCACCACCGGCCGCGGCACGCCATATGGCCTGGCCGCCGTGCCGGTGATCAAGGTCGCCACGCGCGACGACCTGGCGCGCCGCTGGCACGACCTGATGGATGTCAACGCGGGCCGCATCGCCACCGGCGAAGCCACCATCGCCGACATCGGCTGGGAACTGTTCCATCTGATGCTGGAAGTGGCCAGCGGCAAGAAAACCTGGGCCGAACACTGGAAGCTGCACAATGCGCTGGCGCTGTTCAACCCGGCGCCGGTGACCTGA
- a CDS encoding nuclear transport factor 2 family protein, whose translation MRPFFLLAAVLPAILLSACASTASPLPAQQEANRQVVLRFYEAGLNRKDADAALKYVGNRYVQHNPNAADGPEGFKQFIAFLRDKYPQSHSEIVRSFVDGDHVILHVHAVREPGTRGNAIVDIFKLENGKIVEHWDVTQAIPEKTASGNPMF comes from the coding sequence ATGCGCCCATTTTTCCTGCTCGCCGCCGTGCTCCCGGCGATATTGCTGAGCGCCTGCGCCAGCACGGCCAGCCCGTTGCCCGCGCAACAGGAAGCCAATCGCCAGGTGGTGCTGCGGTTTTACGAAGCCGGGCTGAACCGCAAGGATGCCGATGCCGCCTTGAAGTATGTCGGCAATCGCTATGTGCAGCACAACCCGAATGCGGCCGATGGGCCGGAAGGTTTCAAGCAGTTCATCGCCTTTTTGCGCGACAAGTATCCGCAGTCGCACAGCGAGATCGTGCGCAGCTTTGTCGATGGCGACCATGTGATCCTGCATGTGCATGCAGTGCGCGAGCCTGGCACGCGCGGCAACGCCATCGTCGATATTTTCAAACTGGAAAACGGCAAGATTGTCGAACACTGGGATGTGACGCAGGCGATCCCGGAAAAGACCGCCAGCGGCAATCCCATGTTCTGA
- a CDS encoding TetR/AcrR family transcriptional regulator → MEVPMDSKPRWERRKDARPQELLAAALDLFVERGFASTRLEDVAKRAGVSKGTLYLYFENKQELFKAVVRDNIVHSIGEAEESMAASDASSGELLRSLMMQWWEEFGATKLAGLTKLMMAETNNFPELAQFYNEEVVQRGNALIASLVERGMRRGEFRQVDPVLVSAILCAPMTMLMMWTHSFLPCDVNDIDPIAYLNTFIDMSLRGLQVSTPVGA, encoded by the coding sequence ATGGAAGTCCCGATGGATAGCAAGCCGCGCTGGGAGCGGCGCAAGGATGCGCGGCCGCAGGAATTGCTGGCCGCCGCGCTCGACCTGTTTGTCGAGCGGGGCTTTGCCTCGACGCGGCTGGAAGATGTGGCCAAGCGGGCTGGCGTGTCGAAAGGCACCTTGTACCTGTACTTTGAAAACAAGCAGGAGCTGTTCAAGGCGGTGGTGCGCGACAATATCGTGCACTCGATCGGCGAGGCGGAAGAGAGCATGGCCGCGTCGGACGCCAGCAGCGGCGAGCTATTGCGCAGCCTGATGATGCAATGGTGGGAAGAGTTCGGCGCCACCAAGCTGGCCGGGCTGACCAAGCTGATGATGGCGGAAACCAACAATTTCCCCGAACTGGCACAGTTTTACAACGAAGAAGTGGTGCAGCGCGGCAATGCCCTGATTGCCAGCCTGGTCGAGCGCGGCATGCGGCGCGGCGAGTTCCGCCAGGTCGATCCGGTGCTGGTCAGCGCCATCCTGTGCGCGCCGATGACCATGCTGATGATGTGGACCCATTCCTTCCTGCCGTGCGACGTGAATGACATCGATCCCATCGCTTATCTCAATACGTTTATTGACATGAGCTTGCGCGGCTTGCAGGTCAGCACGCCCGTGGGCGCTTGA
- a CDS encoding protein-L-isoaspartate O-methyltransferase — MNIEQARFNMIEQQIRPWDVLDIDVLELLNVVKREDFVPAAYKNLAFIDTEIPLGGGESMFTPKLEARILQEVAVKKHENVLEIGTGSGYMAALLAHKARHVLSVEIQPQVKAQAEKTLAANGVTNVTVTLGDGAQGWSTGAPYDVIVISGALAVLPEAILQQVKVGGRILAIIGEAPIMSAHLITRTSDKAYDTRKVFETSVAPLQAVPPSHFQF; from the coding sequence ATGAATATCGAACAAGCCCGCTTCAATATGATCGAACAGCAAATCCGTCCCTGGGACGTATTGGATATCGACGTGCTGGAGCTGTTGAACGTGGTCAAGCGTGAAGATTTTGTTCCGGCTGCCTACAAGAACCTGGCCTTTATCGATACCGAAATTCCATTGGGCGGTGGCGAAAGCATGTTCACGCCCAAGCTCGAAGCGCGCATCTTGCAGGAAGTTGCCGTCAAAAAGCACGAAAATGTCCTGGAAATCGGTACCGGCAGTGGCTATATGGCGGCCTTGCTGGCGCACAAGGCGCGTCATGTGCTGAGCGTGGAAATCCAGCCGCAAGTCAAGGCGCAGGCCGAAAAGACCCTGGCCGCGAATGGCGTGACCAATGTCACCGTGACCTTGGGCGATGGCGCGCAGGGCTGGAGCACGGGCGCGCCGTACGATGTGATCGTCATTTCCGGCGCCCTGGCGGTGCTGCCTGAGGCGATTTTGCAACAGGTCAAGGTGGGCGGCCGCATCCTGGCCATCATCGGTGAAGCCCCGATCATGTCGGCGCACCTGATCACGCGCACTTCGGACAAGGCCTACGACACGCGCAAGGTATTTGAAACCAGCGTGGCGCCGCTGCAAGCCGTGCCGCCGTCGCACTTCCAGTTCTGA
- a CDS encoding rhodanese-like domain-containing protein — protein MEILSAPQLAAWLADPARPRPFLLDVREPWEFDLCRLDDATLMPMNSIPARIDDLDEEAEIVCICHHGARSMQVAAFLERNGFGKVSNLTGGMHAWALQVDASMAKY, from the coding sequence ATGGAGATCTTGAGCGCACCGCAGCTGGCCGCCTGGCTGGCTGACCCTGCCCGTCCGCGGCCCTTCCTGCTCGACGTGCGCGAGCCGTGGGAATTTGACCTGTGCCGGCTGGACGACGCCACCCTGATGCCGATGAACTCGATCCCGGCGCGCATCGACGACCTCGATGAAGAAGCCGAGATCGTCTGCATCTGCCATCACGGCGCGCGCAGCATGCAGGTGGCGGCCTTTTTGGAACGTAATGGGTTTGGCAAGGTCAGTAATCTGACGGGCGGCATGCACGCCTGGGCGTTGCAGGTCGACGCCAGCATGGCAAAATATTAA
- a CDS encoding TolC family outer membrane protein encodes MRKPLIAVLMTSAFVSMTCSLQAQAADLIQVYQQALANDAQYASARAALSAGMERVPQGLAGLLPQVSASGSNTRGDNELITQNQGGNKITSPSVNVRTNSYNLTLAQPLFRWDRWETYQQSKLAQAIAEAQFAQVQQDLITRVAQAYFDVLSAQDNLGATQSQKAATTEQLASAKRNFEVGTQTITDTHEAQAAYDLVVAQEFAAINDLANKRSALQTIIGEAPANLSTMRTGVVLSAPQPATIEPWVSSAEEQNFGVVTAQFNVESAKRDIGRNRAGHYPTLDLIANAGHTYSSGGGTGSGNNNNAIGVQWSIPIFSGFAVTSKVRESIALENKARNDLETARRSASQNARQAFLGVNSGMAQVKALEAAEVSSKSALESNQLGYQVGVRINIDVLNAQKQLFSTQKDLSKARYDTIMNGLRLKAAAGTLKETDLLPVNALLDR; translated from the coding sequence ATGCGGAAACCCCTTATCGCCGTACTGATGACCAGCGCCTTTGTCTCGATGACATGCTCGCTGCAAGCACAGGCGGCCGATCTCATCCAGGTCTACCAGCAGGCGCTGGCCAATGACGCGCAGTATGCCAGCGCGCGCGCGGCCCTGTCGGCCGGGATGGAAAGGGTGCCGCAGGGCCTGGCCGGCTTGCTGCCGCAGGTGTCCGCCTCGGGCAGCAATACGCGTGGCGACAACGAGCTGATCACGCAAAACCAGGGCGGCAACAAGATCACCTCGCCATCGGTGAATGTACGCACCAACAGCTACAACCTGACGCTGGCCCAGCCGCTGTTCCGTTGGGACCGCTGGGAAACCTATCAGCAAAGCAAGCTGGCGCAGGCGATTGCCGAAGCCCAGTTCGCGCAGGTGCAGCAAGACCTGATCACGCGCGTGGCGCAGGCGTATTTCGATGTGCTGAGCGCGCAGGACAACCTGGGTGCGACGCAGTCGCAAAAAGCGGCGACCACCGAGCAGCTGGCGTCGGCCAAGCGCAATTTCGAGGTCGGCACGCAGACCATTACCGACACGCATGAAGCGCAGGCGGCGTATGACCTGGTGGTGGCGCAGGAGTTTGCCGCCATCAATGACCTGGCCAACAAGCGCAGCGCCTTGCAAACGATTATCGGTGAAGCGCCGGCGAATTTGTCGACCATGCGCACCGGCGTGGTCCTCAGCGCGCCGCAGCCGGCCACCATCGAACCGTGGGTCAGCTCGGCCGAAGAGCAGAACTTCGGCGTCGTCACGGCCCAGTTCAACGTGGAGTCGGCCAAGCGCGACATCGGCCGCAACCGCGCCGGCCACTACCCGACCCTGGACCTGATCGCCAATGCCGGCCATACCTATTCCTCGGGTGGCGGTACGGGCAGCGGCAACAACAACAACGCCATCGGCGTGCAGTGGAGCATCCCGATTTTCAGCGGCTTTGCCGTCACCAGCAAGGTGCGCGAATCGATCGCGCTGGAAAACAAGGCCCGCAACGACCTGGAAACGGCGCGCCGTTCGGCCTCGCAAAATGCGCGCCAGGCTTTCCTGGGTGTCAACAGCGGCATGGCGCAAGTGAAGGCGCTGGAGGCGGCGGAAGTGTCGAGCAAGTCGGCGCTGGAATCGAACCAGCTCGGTTACCAGGTGGGCGTGCGCATCAATATCGACGTCTTGAATGCGCAGAAACAACTGTTTTCGACACAGAAAGACCTGTCGAAAGCGCGCTACGACACCATCATGAACGGCCTGCGCTTGAAGGCGGCCGCCGGCACCCTGAAGGAAACCGACCTGTTGCCTGTCAACGCCTTGCTCGACCGTTAA
- a CDS encoding DMT family transporter has translation MQGWITLFAPLAMLAGAVVPFQAGANAALGRNLGHPLWATVASLGVSAVLASLVMLAMRVPAPEVALSLRAPGWTWLGGAAGVFYITAALMLAPRMGSGPFMAAVIGGQVLAALAIDRYGLLGFAVKHITPLHWLGAALVVAGVIVTQLANGRAG, from the coding sequence ATGCAAGGATGGATTACCTTGTTTGCCCCGCTGGCCATGCTGGCCGGCGCCGTCGTGCCGTTCCAGGCCGGCGCCAATGCGGCGCTGGGCCGCAACCTGGGCCACCCGCTGTGGGCCACCGTGGCCTCGCTGGGCGTCAGCGCCGTGCTCGCATCACTCGTCATGCTGGCGATGCGCGTGCCGGCGCCCGAGGTGGCGCTGTCGCTGCGCGCGCCGGGTTGGACCTGGCTCGGCGGCGCGGCCGGCGTGTTTTACATCACGGCCGCGCTGATGCTGGCACCGCGCATGGGCTCCGGCCCCTTCATGGCGGCCGTGATCGGCGGCCAGGTGCTGGCCGCGCTGGCCATCGACCGCTACGGCTTGCTGGGCTTTGCCGTAAAACACATTACGCCGCTGCACTGGCTGGGGGCGGCGCTGGTGGTGGCCGGCGTGATCGTCACGCAATTGGCCAACGGACGCGCCGGCTGA
- a CDS encoding LysR substrate-binding domain-containing protein, whose translation MHQTNSLRAIDLNLLVILEALLSERHLSRAAQRLHMSQPAVSHALARLRHLLGDPLLLRGKGGFQPTARALALARPLAEALQNVRSVLGGAVFNAASTQRVFRLAMSDYGAAQVLPALLRRLRTDAPGIDLSISYASRPAMLAALQDGEIDLALGVFAQLPQQLHSDILFEETFICAMDPASLAPGQVLTLEAYLARPHVLVASTDGGMAGEVDAALAKLGKTRRVAVRLPHWTVAPELLKGTDLILTVARRAVPGHEGQALMLQAPPFAIAPFGFELVRHHRTDGDAGIAWLRAAIAAAVQPA comes from the coding sequence ATGCATCAAACGAATAGTCTGCGCGCGATCGACCTGAACCTGCTGGTGATCCTGGAAGCCTTGCTGAGCGAGCGCCATCTGTCGCGCGCGGCCCAGCGCTTGCACATGAGCCAGCCGGCGGTCAGCCATGCGCTGGCACGGCTGCGCCATCTGCTCGGCGACCCGCTGCTGCTGCGTGGCAAGGGTGGCTTCCAGCCGACGGCGCGCGCGCTGGCGCTGGCGCGGCCGCTGGCCGAGGCCTTGCAAAACGTGCGCTCGGTACTGGGCGGCGCGGTGTTCAACGCCGCCAGCACGCAGCGCGTGTTTCGCCTGGCCATGTCCGACTACGGCGCGGCGCAGGTCTTGCCGGCCCTGCTGCGCCGCTTGCGCACGGACGCGCCCGGCATTGATCTTTCCATCAGCTACGCCAGCCGGCCGGCCATGCTGGCTGCCTTGCAGGATGGCGAGATCGACCTGGCGCTGGGCGTGTTCGCGCAACTGCCGCAGCAGTTGCACAGCGATATCTTGTTCGAGGAAACGTTTATTTGCGCGATGGACCCGGCCAGCCTTGCACCGGGCCAGGTGTTGACGCTGGAAGCCTATCTGGCGCGGCCCCATGTGCTGGTGGCGTCCACCGATGGCGGCATGGCGGGGGAAGTCGATGCGGCGCTGGCCAAGCTGGGCAAGACGCGCCGCGTCGCCGTGCGCTTGCCACACTGGACGGTGGCGCCGGAGTTACTGAAGGGAACAGATTTGATCCTGACGGTGGCGCGCCGCGCCGTGCCGGGACATGAAGGGCAGGCTTTGATGCTGCAGGCGCCGCCGTTTGCGATTGCGCCGTTTGGATTCGAGCTGGTGCGGCATCACCGTACCGATGGCGATGCCGGCATTGCCTGGCTGCGCGCGGCGATTGCCGCCGCAGTGCAGCCCGCTTGA
- the gloA gene encoding lactoylglutathione lyase — MRILHTMLRVGDLQRSIDFYTKVLGMKLLRTSDNPEYQYTLAFVGYGSNPDHAELELTYNYGSTSYDLGTAYGHIAISADDIVAACDAARSNGGNVTREPGPVKGGTTVIAFITDPDGYKIELIERKFDGQGGGL, encoded by the coding sequence ATGCGTATTTTGCACACCATGTTGCGGGTCGGCGACCTGCAGCGCTCCATCGATTTCTACACCAAAGTATTGGGCATGAAGCTGCTGCGCACCAGCGACAACCCGGAATACCAGTACACGCTGGCCTTTGTCGGCTACGGCTCGAACCCGGACCACGCGGAACTGGAATTGACCTACAACTACGGCAGCACCAGCTATGACCTGGGCACGGCGTATGGCCATATCGCCATCTCGGCCGACGATATCGTCGCCGCCTGCGATGCGGCGCGCAGCAATGGCGGCAACGTCACGCGCGAGCCGGGCCCGGTCAAGGGCGGCACCACCGTGATCGCCTTTATTACCGATCCGGACGGCTACAAGATCGAACTGATCGAACGCAAGTTCGACGGCCAGGGTGGCGGCTTGTAA
- a CDS encoding OsmC family protein yields the protein MKKSGSAVWSGGLKDGKGFISTESGALDNIAYGFNTRFEDGPGSNPEELIGAAHAACFTMALSGKLGEAGLKATALKTTAQVSLDKVDGEYAITAVHLTLVATIPGATDEVFQDVALRAKLGCPVSKLLVANITLDATLE from the coding sequence ATGAAGAAATCAGGATCAGCCGTCTGGAGTGGCGGCCTCAAGGATGGCAAGGGTTTTATTTCCACCGAAAGCGGTGCGCTCGACAATATTGCCTATGGCTTTAACACCCGCTTCGAAGATGGTCCGGGCAGCAATCCGGAAGAATTGATCGGCGCCGCCCATGCGGCCTGCTTCACCATGGCACTGTCGGGCAAGCTGGGTGAAGCTGGCCTGAAAGCGACGGCCCTGAAAACCACGGCGCAGGTCAGCCTGGACAAGGTCGATGGCGAATACGCAATCACCGCCGTGCACCTGACCCTGGTGGCCACGATTCCCGGCGCCACCGATGAGGTATTCCAGGATGTGGCGCTGCGCGCCAAGCTGGGCTGCCCCGTATCGAAATTGCTGGTCGCCAATATCACGCTGGACGCCACGCTGGAATAA